In Cryptococcus tetragattii IND107 chromosome 5, whole genome shotgun sequence, one genomic interval encodes:
- a CDS encoding mitochondrial 54S ribosomal protein uL22m produces MAKPLRSLFSIAGTSLPGPSRPLPLRRAPLGQVRTAFNLSGFGRYLPNLPTWKSESTEDQPTAVIDEPSSSTPSGETTSDSLFAPTPSDSAEAQPKISKKMKKRGLPNNTWTEHRYASAAHKISHRKLGLLSHQIAGLPVDEAIVQMQFSEKRASKWVKSTLALARDHAVDKNLKRDKLVVAESWVTKGRKEARIDIKGRGKFGIKHHPSARIHLVIREGLTPSEKEEKQFKRDLGRVKSAGAVREDTPLRRKVVSGWTW; encoded by the exons ATGGCGAAGCCTCTGAgatccctcttctcca TCGCCGGTACCTCACTGCCGGGCCCATCacgccctcttcccctccgcCGAGCCCCTCTCGGCCAGGTCAGAAC GGCGTTCAACCTCTCCGGATTCGGCCGCTACCTCCCCAACCTCCCCACGTGGAAATCCGAGTCCACCGAAGACCAACCCACCGCCGTCATCGATgaaccctcctcctccaccccctCCGGCGAAACCACCTCTGACTCTCTCTTCGCGCCCACTCCTTCTGATTCCGCCGAAGCTCAGCCCAAAATCTCtaaaaaaatgaagaaacGAGGTCTTCCCAACAATACCTGGACCGAACATCGCTACGCCTCCGCCGCGCACAAGATCTCTCACCGTAAACTCGGCTTACTCTCCCACCAGATCGCGGGCTTGCCAGTAGATGAGGCGATTGTGCAGATGCAGTTCtcggagaagagggcgagTAAATGGGTGAAGAGTACATTGGCGCTGGCGAGGGATCATGCAGTGGATAAGAATTTGAAGAGGGATAAACTTGTCGTCG CCGAATCATGGGTAACCAAAGGCCGCAAAGAAGCCCGTATCGACATCAAGGGACGCGGTAAATTCGGTATCAAACATCACCCCTCTGCGCGTATCCACCTCGTCATTCGCGAAGGCCTTACCCCCTccgaaaaggaggagaagcagtTTAAGAGGGATTTGGGAAGGGTGAAGAGCGCAGGGGCTGTTAGAGAGGATACGCCgttgaggagaaaggtCGTTAGCGGGTGGACTTGGTAG